The Hydrogenobacter thermophilus TK-6 genome window below encodes:
- a CDS encoding septal ring lytic transglycosylase RlpA family protein → MRIILLLFVFLSGCAVSVRERKETQTYQELKVNCETPIYTKGYYCHGERAKSALVQPLSRVKITNLRNGKSITIAVVRDEAADGVCLPERYAYLLGPAPFPARLDIQRCGKEGITTCPAKIEGLASYYANEYHSRESSYGVPYDMHGMYAAHRSLPLGTLLRVINPENGKEVVVKVIDRGPFKEGRVLDLSYEAARRLGMVQKGEARVVAYVLRCGE, encoded by the coding sequence ATGAGGATAATACTGCTTTTATTTGTCTTTTTGAGCGGTTGCGCAGTAAGTGTAAGAGAAAGAAAAGAGACACAAACATACCAAGAGCTAAAGGTCAATTGTGAGACACCCATTTATACAAAGGGCTACTACTGCCATGGTGAGAGAGCAAAAAGCGCGCTAGTTCAACCTCTTAGCAGGGTGAAGATCACCAATTTGAGAAACGGGAAAAGTATAACCATAGCTGTGGTGCGTGATGAGGCTGCTGATGGTGTGTGTCTGCCAGAAAGGTACGCATACCTTCTTGGTCCCGCTCCCTTTCCAGCAAGGCTGGACATCCAAAGGTGCGGAAAGGAAGGCATAACAACATGTCCTGCCAAGATAGAGGGTCTTGCCAGCTACTACGCGAATGAATACCACAGCAGGGAGTCCTCTTACGGCGTGCCTTACGACATGCATGGCATGTACGCAGCCCACAGGAGTTTGCCTCTTGGTACACTGCTTCGTGTGATAAATCCGGAAAACGGAAAGGAGGTGGTAGTAAAAGTGATAGACAGAGGTCCTTTCAAAGAGGGGAGGGTGCTGGACCTTTCTTACGAAGCTGCAAGAAGGCTTGGTATGGTGCAAAAAGGTGAGGCAAGGGTTGTGGCTTATGTATTGAGATGCGGTGAGTGA
- the modA gene encoding molybdate ABC transporter substrate-binding protein produces MLRSLLLSLLLLFGLSKAELIRVFAAADLQYALKEIADIYQKEHPEDKVELIFGSSGKGTAQIKSGAPYHLFFSADMKYVEELYREGYVVTKPKPYAVGRLVVWVRKDSGLDPSKFPQVLFQAKKIAIANWEHAPYGRAAKQVLENYGVFDKVKDRLVLGENVSQTASFVYSGSADVGLIPLSLAISENMKKAGNYWLVPENKHAPIVQGYGITKVGENSQAVKRFYEFVGSPEARKIFVKYGFVLPGEK; encoded by the coding sequence ATGCTGAGGTCCTTGCTTCTTTCTTTGCTTTTGCTCTTTGGTCTTTCTAAGGCAGAGCTCATAAGGGTCTTTGCCGCAGCGGACCTGCAGTACGCTCTTAAAGAGATAGCAGACATCTACCAGAAGGAGCATCCCGAGGATAAGGTGGAGCTCATCTTTGGCTCTTCTGGCAAGGGCACCGCGCAGATAAAATCGGGTGCGCCATACCACCTGTTTTTCTCCGCGGACATGAAGTACGTGGAAGAGTTATACAGAGAGGGCTATGTGGTCACTAAGCCTAAGCCTTACGCGGTGGGAAGGCTGGTGGTGTGGGTGCGCAAAGACTCGGGTCTTGACCCTTCCAAGTTTCCTCAGGTGCTCTTTCAAGCCAAAAAGATAGCCATAGCCAACTGGGAGCATGCGCCTTATGGGAGAGCTGCCAAGCAGGTGCTGGAAAACTACGGAGTTTTTGATAAGGTAAAGGACAGGCTGGTGCTGGGCGAGAACGTCTCCCAGACTGCCAGCTTCGTTTATTCGGGCTCTGCGGATGTGGGTCTTATACCCCTTTCCCTTGCCATCTCTGAAAATATGAAGAAGGCAGGCAACTACTGGCTGGTGCCAGAAAACAAGCACGCTCCCATAGTGCAAGGCTATGGGATTACCAAGGTGGGCGAGAACTCTCAGGCGGTGAAAAGGTTTTACGAGTTTGTGGGAAGTCCCGAGGCAAGAAAGATATTCGTAAAGTACGGTTTTGTCCTGCCAGGTGAGAAGTAA
- a CDS encoding TOBE domain-containing protein: MEVSARNKLKGTVKKVLLGQVAAEVVMDVGGQEVVAVITRQSAQELNLKEGDSVYAVIKATDVMIGK; this comes from the coding sequence ATGGAAGTAAGTGCACGCAACAAGCTCAAAGGCACTGTCAAGAAGGTACTGCTGGGACAGGTAGCTGCGGAGGTGGTTATGGATGTGGGCGGTCAGGAGGTGGTGGCGGTAATTACGAGACAGTCTGCACAGGAGCTTAACCTCAAAGAAGGCGACAGCGTGTATGCGGTCATCAAGGCTACAGATGTGATGATAGGTAAATAA
- a CDS encoding sulfate/molybdate ABC transporter ATP-binding protein yields the protein MIRLYVRKRLHGPGGDFLLDVELEVSDAEFLLIFGPSGAGKTTLLRIIAGLEKPDEGYLEVDGEVWHDSKRGINLPPQKRDVGFVFQDYALFPNMTVAENIAYGMKRKDPQKVLELLRLAKMEALKDRKPSELSGGQKQRVALLRATAREPKLLLLDEPLSALDQETAIALRDEIKAFQRKYRIPTFMVSHSIEDVLRLADRVLRIENGRIKAFGTPREVLFSREWSPKFSLTGVLLEKVCVDVACILSIAVGSELVQVVVDKKTAQELSVGDTLLVSTKAFVPVVKKLHSPHLNT from the coding sequence TTGATAAGGCTCTATGTTAGAAAGCGCCTTCATGGACCTGGCGGAGATTTTTTACTGGATGTGGAGCTTGAGGTAAGTGATGCGGAGTTTTTGCTCATCTTTGGACCCTCCGGTGCGGGAAAGACTACCCTACTGAGAATCATAGCGGGGCTGGAAAAGCCTGACGAGGGTTATCTGGAAGTGGATGGTGAGGTCTGGCACGATTCTAAAAGGGGTATAAACCTCCCACCCCAGAAGAGGGATGTGGGCTTTGTCTTTCAGGACTATGCCCTATTTCCCAACATGACGGTGGCGGAAAACATAGCCTACGGGATGAAGAGGAAAGACCCACAGAAAGTTCTGGAGCTTCTCAGACTTGCCAAAATGGAAGCTTTAAAAGACAGAAAGCCTTCCGAGCTTTCGGGAGGTCAAAAGCAGAGGGTGGCGCTTTTGAGAGCTACAGCCAGAGAGCCCAAGCTTTTGCTCCTTGACGAGCCACTCTCAGCCCTTGACCAAGAGACTGCCATAGCTCTGCGGGACGAGATAAAGGCTTTCCAGAGAAAGTACCGGATTCCTACCTTCATGGTTTCGCACAGCATAGAGGATGTACTCAGGCTTGCGGACAGAGTCCTGAGGATTGAAAACGGTCGGATAAAAGCCTTTGGCACCCCAAGGGAGGTGCTATTCTCAAGAGAGTGGTCTCCCAAGTTTTCTCTCACAGGCGTGCTTTTGGAAAAGGTCTGCGTAGATGTGGCGTGCATCCTCAGCATAGCAGTAGGGTCGGAGCTGGTGCAGGTGGTGGTAGACAAAAAAACCGCGCAGGAACTCAGTGTGGGAGACACCCTCTTGGTGTCCACAAAAGCCTTTGTGCCTGTGGTTAAAAAGCTTCACTCACCGCATCTCAATACATAA
- a CDS encoding TOBE domain-containing protein, producing the protein MNAIHGRVKRIRSLNGVSQVEVKTDLGDLYTVVLSAPHHAAFVEEGRRVECVVKESSIILMKEKTPCINTFVGVVKSVERGSVLSLVKLTCAGLELKVMLLTKQLDALGISEGEQVYVFVPPLQVALEAIHE; encoded by the coding sequence ATGAATGCCATCCACGGCAGAGTGAAGAGAATAAGATCTTTGAACGGTGTGTCGCAGGTGGAAGTAAAGACAGATTTGGGAGACTTATACACGGTGGTGCTGTCAGCTCCGCACCATGCCGCCTTTGTGGAAGAGGGCAGGAGGGTAGAGTGCGTAGTCAAAGAAAGCAGCATAATACTCATGAAGGAGAAGACCCCGTGTATAAATACTTTCGTAGGAGTGGTAAAAAGCGTAGAGCGTGGGTCCGTGCTTTCGCTGGTTAAGTTAACCTGCGCAGGTCTGGAGCTAAAGGTCATGCTCTTGACTAAACAGCTGGATGCGCTTGGCATCTCCGAGGGAGAGCAGGTTTATGTTTTTGTCCCTCCCCTGCAGGTGGCTCTGGAGGCTATTCATGAGTGA
- the modB gene encoding molybdate ABC transporter permease subunit has product MSEIDWSPFWLTFKLASVTTALLLLVGIPVSYYLAYTKRRISTIIEVLVALPLVLPPTVLGFYLLLLFNKHGLIGSLWYKLFNKQLVFHFEGIVLASIIYSLPMMVHPLTAGFRSIPRDLIEASWTLGKSKLETLLRVILPNMKASILTGVVLSFAHTIGEFGVVLMVGGNIEGETRVVSIAIYDAVEAINYTAAHVYALVLFSLSFLTLLALYLLNRRWSLL; this is encoded by the coding sequence ATGAGTGAGATAGACTGGTCTCCCTTCTGGCTTACCTTCAAGCTCGCCTCCGTAACCACCGCTCTGCTTTTACTTGTTGGCATTCCCGTATCTTACTACCTTGCCTATACAAAGCGCAGAATAAGCACGATTATAGAGGTATTGGTTGCATTACCTTTAGTGCTCCCTCCCACAGTCCTTGGCTTTTACCTTCTGCTCCTTTTTAACAAGCACGGGCTTATAGGTTCACTCTGGTACAAACTCTTTAACAAACAGCTGGTGTTTCACTTTGAGGGCATAGTGTTGGCTTCTATCATTTACAGCCTTCCCATGATGGTCCACCCGCTTACCGCGGGCTTCAGAAGCATCCCCAGAGACCTCATAGAGGCGAGCTGGACGCTGGGCAAGTCCAAACTGGAGACGCTCCTTAGAGTTATACTTCCCAACATGAAGGCATCCATCCTTACGGGCGTAGTTCTCTCTTTTGCTCACACCATAGGAGAGTTTGGTGTGGTGCTTATGGTGGGTGGCAACATAGAGGGGGAAACCAGGGTGGTGTCCATTGCCATATACGACGCGGTGGAGGCGATAAACTACACAGCAGCCCACGTTTACGCCCTTGTGCTCTTTTCTCTTTCCTTCCTGACGCTTCTGGCTCTTTACCTTCTTAACAGGAGGTGGAGTCTGCTTTGA